Part of the Thermodesulfovibrionales bacterium genome is shown below.
TCAAGACGATCGAACAACTCAATAAGGACTACGCGGAAAAGGTTCTCGATCTCGTGGGAGGCAACAAGTCAAAGGCGTCTCAACTCTTGGGGATATCGAGGACAAGCCTCTGGCGGATACTCAAGGAGGAATAATGTTCTCTCGTGTCGACCACAATGCCTCCGGAGGGACGCGCCGTGAACTTTAAGATCATCGTTGCTGAAGATGAGGACATTACCCGCAAACACGTTCTTAATGCCCTGAAACGTGAGGGCTTTGAAGTAGTCGGTGCAAAAGATGGTCGTGAGGCTCTGGAACGGATCGAGCAGGAACGATTCGACGTCCTCATAACCGATGTCAAGATGCCGGAGATGAGCGGTATCGAACTCTTAGAAAAAGTAAAAGAGAACTATTACGGCATCGAGGTGCTCATTATTACCGGCTTCGGCAGCATCGACTCGGCGGTTGAGGCGATGAAAAAAGGGGCTTATGAATATATCACAAAGCCTTTTAACCTTGATGAACTCATCCTCAAAGTGAAACACATCCATGAGCGGAAGAACCTGAAACGAGAGAACGTTGCCTTAAAGGCCTATTTCGGGATGAACAAAGGCGTCTCCGTGATCGCCCGCAGCGAGAGCATGCGCGAGATAATGGATACGATTGAGAGGATCAAGGATTCAGACTGTGACGTCCTTCTTGCCGGTGAGCGCGGGGTCGGGAAAAGTCTCCTCGCGAGAATCATTCACCATACGAGCAAGAGGCAAGGCATGCCTTTTCTTTCGGTAAACTGTGCCGTGCTGACTGAGGAACTCCTTGCCGGAGAATTATTCGGCCATGAAAAAGGGAGTGTTACGTCAGACCTAAAGAACAAATGGGGCCTCCTGGAGATAGCCGACGCCGGCACGGTCTTTCTCGATGAAGTTGCGGAGATGCCCTATGGCATCCAGTCAAGACTGCTGGCTGCTCTCGAAAACGGGATCGTTTCGAGGACGGGAGGGGGAAAACCGATAGCGATGAATGTCAGGCTCCTTGCCGCCACGAATAAGAATCTGAAGGACCAAATTACTGAAGGCAAATTTATCGAGGATCTGTACTATCGGGTGAATGGTGTTGAGTTTCTTGTTCCGCCCTTGAGGGAG
Proteins encoded:
- a CDS encoding sigma-54 dependent transcriptional regulator, translating into MNFKIIVAEDEDITRKHVLNALKREGFEVVGAKDGREALERIEQERFDVLITDVKMPEMSGIELLEKVKENYYGIEVLIITGFGSIDSAVEAMKKGAYEYITKPFNLDELILKVKHIHERKNLKRENVALKAYFGMNKGVSVIARSESMREIMDTIERIKDSDCDVLLAGERGVGKSLLARIIHHTSKRQGMPFLSVNCAVLTEELLAGELFGHEKGSVTSDLKNKWGLLEIADAGTVFLDEVAEMPYGIQSRLLAALENGIVSRTGGGKPIAMNVRLLAATNKNLKDQITEGKFIEDLYYRVNGVEFLVPPLRERREDIEPLSTHFLLKHLPESAKDIGGFEKESLDLLMHYSFPGNVRELENIIERAIILEKGRLITPESLPRSIRIFQIETFCPQGIMTIDELTKSYAQRVLEAVGNNKGKAAELLGISEIDLWKILKRK